The genomic DNA CACAGCACCGCCTTGCCCGCCCGCAGGGACCGGACGGCGCACTCCTCGTGATGCGGCGTCGCGGTGCCTACATAAGCGATGTCGATGCGCTCATCGCGGGCGAGCTCTTCGTAGGATCCATGGCGCACGGGAATGCCGAAGCGCTCACCAAACTCCTCCGCCCGCTCCGCCGAGCGCGAAGCCACCGCCACCAGCTCGGCTCTAGGCAGCAGCGCCAGCGCCTCGGCAAATTTGTGCGCGATGAGGCCGGTGCCGAAGATTCCCCAGCGGATGCGTTGTGTTTCGGACATCTCAGCGCTTTTCGGACATCTCAGGGCTCAGCTTGGCTCGGGAGGGGTCTATTGGCCGTCATAGATATGCAGCAGTTCCAGCACCACGCCCAGCTGGTCGGTGGTGTCGGCGTAGAGGTATTGCCCGCTCCGAAACTTCCCCTCCTGCAGCACCCCGATGCCTTCTTGGTCCAGGCGCTTTTTGGCGGAATCCATGTCCGGCGTCCGGAAGGCGATGTGGTGAACGCCGGGCCCGTGTTCGTCGAGAAACTCCTGCCACACGCTAGGCCCGCCCACCGGCTCGATGAGCTCGATGTGCGCCTGCCCCATCTCGATGAAAGCCAGC from Acidobacteriota bacterium includes the following:
- a CDS encoding VOC family protein, which produces MAEKSLGAELLVQVAIVVRDIEAAVANFARVLDVPEVEIRESREPEEAQTRFRGEPTDARARLAFIEMGQAHIELIEPVGGPSVWQEFLDEHGPGVHHIAFRTPDMDSAKKRLDQEGIGVLQEGKFRSGQYLYADTTDQLGVVLELLHIYDGQ